The following proteins are encoded in a genomic region of Thiomicrospira sp. R3:
- the gspC gene encoding type II secretion system protein GspC codes for MRLSFIYRSSRLAELLMLTLLLLMSWQLGGWLAQGLKSIEPPGLPSLLTPENTAQTSSPRINLWGVPELISAAKLEKPAVEAVESAARRTRLNAVLLGVIQAEPYGVAIIQVGRETKVLSVGENLQAQVSLAEIGTNYAILQNRGVRERLEMDDQTAGLLVQGSEVNHPSKADSAGALTRPPSQLAPEQAQQLQTVSQEIRQNPMRIGQYVRFEPLRERDEWLGIRIGPRNHPEIFSGLGFREGDLVVSINGLTVADMAQNPAVWNQFLQESRFSLVVNRDGLNETIDVDLSQ; via the coding sequence ATGCGTCTCTCTTTTATTTATCGCTCATCCAGATTAGCTGAGCTATTGATGCTGACTCTATTGCTTTTAATGAGTTGGCAGTTAGGTGGCTGGTTAGCCCAAGGCTTAAAAAGTATAGAGCCCCCAGGTCTTCCTAGTTTATTAACGCCAGAAAACACTGCTCAAACGAGCTCACCTCGTATTAATCTATGGGGCGTGCCTGAACTTATTTCCGCAGCGAAGTTAGAAAAGCCAGCGGTTGAAGCAGTTGAGTCAGCCGCTCGGCGAACACGATTAAATGCGGTTTTATTGGGTGTTATCCAGGCCGAACCCTATGGCGTTGCGATTATTCAGGTTGGGCGCGAAACCAAGGTTTTGTCTGTCGGTGAGAATTTGCAGGCCCAGGTTAGTTTGGCTGAAATCGGTACAAACTATGCTATTTTGCAAAATAGAGGGGTGCGTGAACGTTTAGAGATGGATGATCAAACAGCAGGTCTATTAGTTCAAGGGTCGGAGGTTAACCATCCCTCTAAAGCTGATTCGGCCGGTGCGCTCACGCGTCCACCATCTCAGTTGGCGCCAGAACAGGCGCAGCAATTACAAACGGTGAGTCAAGAAATCAGACAAAATCCAATGCGCATCGGTCAGTATGTTCGTTTTGAGCCTTTGCGGGAGCGGGATGAGTGGTTGGGGATTCGGATTGGTCCACGCAATCACCCAGAAATTTTCAGTGGTTTAGGCTTTCGTGAGGGCGATTTAGTGGTATCGATTAATGGATTAACCGTAGCGGATATGGCGCAAAATCCAGCCGTGTGGAACCAGTTTTTGCAAGAAAGCCGTTTTAGTTTAGTGGTCAATCGCGATGGGTTGAATGAAACCATTGATGTGGATTTAAGTCAGTAA
- the gspD gene encoding type II secretion system secretin GspD: protein MLKTHLWRVIALAGLVVSMAFFRVQAAGIQQNEIQQNFRDVEISSVIEAVAKITGQNFIIDPRVRGKVTLIAPEPMSGDALYQTLLAILNVHGFVAVPSGEVTKIIPANLARDQLPYIRAQDRGEAWVTEVVEVENVEASKLVAILRPLVAREGHLVAMAESNRLIVTDTVDGLARIKAILKQVDINNHAEFEVIRPQHAPAEELVRTLKSVLGTGSAQSPIGARINFDERSNRIILTGDTSSRLSMRALIAELDVPVAQDGRVQVVYLQYAKAKDLVPLLQQLATNQSLIESSQAQAGSTEGSGESRAPRMRTTQSMQDRISIQADERMNAIVLSAPPEVVVALRSVINQLDIRRAQVLIEAIIVELTEERAAQLGVDWAAIGSSGAGLFNLSGNLPGALTAGATGNVAALPEGVVGRGATAVVGSGSTRSGWGALINALRSDSGANILSTPTLLTLDNEEAEIIVGREVPFRTGSYTTTGNANPFTTVERKSVGLKLKVRPQINQGNEVYLEIENEISDVIPGNVADLLQTSKRQLKTSVIVGDGDTIVLGGLLSERETDTSAQIPGLGSIPGIGGLFRHQSSQREKVNLMIFLRPVIVRDLEMGNYYSRKKYRHIQTQQDRFLEQDNHLLLEGLRPQMPTLEQLEAGDATSVNKGRDVQRVEEVETDQAKKQRTAAERRRDQSLEMLGF, encoded by the coding sequence GTGTTAAAAACCCATTTATGGCGAGTGATCGCACTAGCAGGCCTGGTGGTATCTATGGCATTTTTTCGGGTTCAGGCGGCTGGAATTCAGCAGAACGAAATTCAGCAGAACTTTAGAGATGTCGAAATCAGTAGTGTGATCGAGGCGGTGGCTAAAATAACGGGGCAGAACTTTATTATTGATCCGCGTGTAAGGGGTAAGGTGACGCTAATAGCGCCTGAACCCATGTCGGGTGATGCGTTGTATCAGACTTTGTTAGCAATTTTGAATGTCCATGGTTTTGTAGCGGTACCCAGTGGTGAAGTGACGAAAATTATCCCAGCTAATTTGGCGCGTGATCAGCTGCCTTATATTCGTGCACAAGACCGGGGTGAGGCTTGGGTGACGGAGGTCGTTGAGGTTGAAAACGTCGAAGCCAGTAAGCTGGTGGCAATTTTACGACCTTTGGTTGCACGCGAAGGTCACTTAGTGGCGATGGCAGAAAGTAATCGTTTAATTGTTACGGATACCGTAGATGGTTTAGCGCGTATTAAGGCGATTCTTAAACAAGTTGATATTAACAACCATGCCGAATTTGAAGTGATTCGTCCCCAGCATGCGCCGGCAGAAGAATTGGTAAGGACACTAAAGTCGGTTCTTGGTACCGGTTCTGCGCAGTCACCGATTGGTGCTAGAATTAATTTTGATGAACGTTCAAACCGAATTATTTTAACGGGCGATACCTCATCACGTTTATCGATGCGTGCATTGATTGCGGAGTTAGATGTACCGGTTGCTCAGGATGGGCGTGTACAGGTGGTTTATTTACAGTATGCCAAAGCAAAAGATTTGGTGCCGTTGTTGCAACAATTGGCTACCAATCAATCGTTAATCGAGAGTAGTCAAGCTCAAGCAGGTTCTACTGAAGGCTCAGGTGAGTCGCGTGCGCCACGTATGCGAACGACACAAAGCATGCAGGATCGGATTTCTATTCAGGCTGATGAGCGGATGAATGCGATTGTTTTGAGTGCGCCACCTGAAGTCGTGGTGGCCTTGCGATCGGTGATTAATCAATTAGATATCCGTCGTGCGCAGGTATTAATTGAGGCGATTATTGTTGAGCTCACTGAGGAGCGTGCGGCGCAGTTGGGTGTTGACTGGGCCGCGATAGGGTCGAGTGGCGCGGGTTTGTTTAATTTAAGTGGTAATTTGCCGGGTGCATTGACAGCGGGGGCAACCGGTAATGTGGCGGCGCTGCCTGAGGGAGTCGTGGGTCGAGGCGCAACGGCTGTCGTCGGCAGTGGTTCAACACGCAGTGGTTGGGGTGCATTGATTAACGCCTTGCGCAGCGATAGCGGTGCGAATATTCTTTCCACGCCCACTTTGCTCACTTTGGATAATGAAGAGGCGGAGATTATTGTGGGCCGTGAAGTCCCGTTTCGTACCGGAAGTTATACCACCACCGGTAATGCTAATCCATTTACAACGGTTGAGCGTAAAAGTGTGGGTTTGAAGTTAAAGGTACGGCCTCAAATCAACCAGGGTAATGAAGTTTATCTTGAAATTGAAAATGAGATATCTGATGTGATTCCCGGAAATGTAGCCGATTTGCTGCAAACATCGAAACGTCAACTCAAAACCAGCGTTATTGTCGGTGATGGCGATACCATTGTCTTGGGCGGCTTGTTAAGTGAGCGTGAAACCGATACGAGTGCACAGATACCTGGTCTCGGAAGTATTCCCGGGATTGGTGGCTTGTTTCGTCATCAAAGCAGTCAGCGCGAAAAGGTTAATCTGATGATTTTCTTGCGTCCAGTGATTGTGCGTGACCTGGAAATGGGGAATTATTATAGTCGCAAAAAGTATCGCCATATTCAAACACAACAAGATCGTTTTCTTGAGCAGGACAATCATCTGTTGTTAGAGGGCTTGCGCCCACAGATGCCAACGCTTGAACAGCTTGAAGCTGGCGATGCGACCTCAGTTAATAAAGGACGCGATGTGCAACGTGTCGAAGAAGTGGAGACGGATCAAGCTAAAAAACAACGTACAGCGGCTGAGCGTCGCCGTGATCAATCGCTTGAAATGCTTGGGTTTTAA
- a CDS encoding DsrE/DsrF/DrsH-like family protein translates to MNNTINTHVPQVSPTPGSEINSSGMLSIIQTKGTLDWAYPSLILASTARTLDREAHIFFSYYGIRCLLKDTTSLRVSPVGNPAMPIHLPIGSNRLQKIDWRQYTPDLLWSLPGMTRLTTWGFKKQLAKEGQLPFNEMRQLCLELGVKMTACQMSLNLLGFKTNDLIDGIDFAGAATYLAESPKNQSLFI, encoded by the coding sequence ATGAACAACACAATAAACACCCATGTGCCCCAGGTTTCACCCACACCTGGCTCAGAGATTAACAGCTCAGGCATGCTCTCTATTATTCAAACCAAAGGGACACTTGACTGGGCCTACCCAAGCTTAATTTTGGCCAGCACAGCCCGAACACTGGATCGCGAGGCACATATTTTTTTTAGTTACTACGGTATTCGTTGCTTATTAAAAGATACAACAAGCCTGAGAGTGTCCCCTGTCGGCAATCCAGCGATGCCCATTCACCTGCCCATCGGCTCTAATAGGCTTCAAAAAATAGACTGGCGGCAATACACCCCCGACCTATTATGGAGCCTGCCCGGCATGACTCGTTTAACCACCTGGGGGTTTAAAAAGCAACTCGCTAAAGAAGGACAACTTCCGTTTAACGAAATGCGCCAACTTTGCTTAGAGCTCGGTGTAAAAATGACCGCCTGCCAAATGAGCTTAAACCTGCTGGGCTTTAAAACCAATGATTTAATTGACGGTATAGACTTCGCAGGTGCCGCCACCTACCTCGCAGAATCCCCCAAGAATCAAAGCTTATTTATTTGA
- the traF gene encoding conjugal transfer protein TraF, producing MFKKKLLIGALGLGLATGANASTFHQAGSTLGYGAAGNTHTLFNNFQNPAALGGDTTKRLRGLGISVGIDIQYTNMSGIDDRTDELQKKLDNVSADILSGVYSSQAAAEAALAEALDNYFTSFDALNMNVQGGASIPLTVQTTNWGGYLVGISRTTGANVGMIQTNNSTVSFDNDAQKATATTNTNLTISGYELTEFTLGYGLNLDRFVSLNQGTLNAGARLKMMRAGFNHFAYNLDDIFNDIDKDFGDELSDEIENTMTFNNTDSAIGIDLGIQYAANNYLLGLTLENINSPSFNYTFINLAAEALIASGHLANSITLDPKARVDFAYFTENRRWTIAGFADLNKTTALSGLETQQAGISASFASNIWYAPDLRIGYTNEAAGNKLSRVHAGLTVGPVSLDLAANSLDFDEFEDNSIAANLSLEFKF from the coding sequence ATGTTTAAAAAGAAACTTCTAATTGGTGCACTTGGTCTTGGTCTTGCAACGGGCGCCAATGCGTCGACATTCCATCAAGCTGGTTCAACGCTGGGTTATGGTGCAGCGGGCAATACGCATACTTTATTTAATAACTTCCAAAACCCAGCCGCACTAGGTGGAGATACCACTAAACGTTTGCGGGGTCTGGGCATTAGTGTAGGTATTGATATTCAATATACCAATATGTCTGGTATTGATGACAGGACTGACGAACTGCAAAAAAAATTAGATAACGTTTCAGCTGATATTTTAAGTGGCGTTTACAGTAGCCAAGCTGCTGCAGAAGCTGCACTAGCAGAAGCACTCGATAACTATTTCACCTCATTTGACGCCCTTAATATGAATGTACAAGGGGGCGCATCAATTCCTCTAACAGTGCAAACAACTAATTGGGGCGGATATTTAGTTGGCATATCCAGAACCACAGGCGCCAATGTTGGCATGATTCAAACCAATAATTCAACAGTATCATTTGACAACGACGCACAAAAAGCTACAGCGACAACCAATACCAATTTAACCATTAGTGGTTACGAGCTCACTGAGTTTACACTGGGGTATGGTTTAAACTTGGATCGTTTTGTTAGCCTTAATCAAGGTACATTAAATGCAGGCGCTCGGTTAAAAATGATGCGTGCCGGATTTAACCATTTTGCTTACAATCTTGATGATATTTTTAACGATATTGACAAAGACTTTGGTGACGAATTGTCTGATGAAATTGAAAACACCATGACCTTTAACAATACTGATTCTGCTATAGGTATTGATCTTGGTATTCAATACGCGGCAAATAATTACCTACTTGGCCTAACCCTCGAAAATATTAACTCGCCAAGCTTCAACTATACCTTTATCAACTTAGCCGCTGAAGCACTTATCGCAAGCGGTCACTTGGCTAACAGCATTACACTTGACCCTAAAGCACGTGTCGATTTCGCTTATTTCACCGAAAATCGTCGCTGGACAATCGCTGGCTTTGCAGACCTAAATAAAACGACGGCACTAAGCGGACTAGAAACCCAACAAGCCGGCATATCTGCATCATTTGCCTCTAACATTTGGTACGCACCTGATCTACGTATTGGCTATACCAATGAAGCAGCTGGCAATAAACTTTCCCGTGTTCACGCTGGCTTAACCGTTGGCCCAGTGAGTCTTGATCTTGCAGCCAACTCATTAGACTTTGATGAATTTGAAGACAACTCAATTGCAGCCAACCTAAGTTTAGAGTTTAAATTTTAA
- the gspE gene encoding type II secretion system ATPase GspE, protein MQLPFLFARKNNVLFDATATGLRMLITEQTQPEAIQEAQRLINDPFELSILSETEFERHLQRLYAEGAQTSMEGMDDFETDDLSAVMAEVNETQDLLDSQDDAPIIKLLNAVFSQAIRANASDIHIEPFETQLRVRFRIDGQLKTMLTPKPGLAGMLVSRIKVMAKLDIAEKRLPQDGRIALKLGGRAVDLRVSTIPSNYGERVVMRLLDKSAGLLDLADLGMPGAVLKNIEKLLARPHGIFLVTGPTGSGKTTTLYAGLSRLNDHQRNIMTIEDPVEYNIDGISQTQVNAKANMTFAKGLRAILRQDPDVVMIGEIRDLETADIAVQSSLTGHLVLSTLHTNTAVGAITRLRDMGIEPFLLASSITGVLAQRLVRRLCPACKQPHAADQAECECLGVEQTDIYRAQGCDVCNYTGYQGRLGVYELVLIDEQVQQMIHGGGSELDIERYVRQHSPSLQKTSFARVLAGETSLEEVLRVTQG, encoded by the coding sequence ATGCAGTTACCGTTTCTGTTTGCACGTAAAAATAATGTTTTGTTTGACGCGACGGCGACGGGTCTGCGCATGTTAATTACCGAGCAAACTCAGCCTGAGGCCATACAAGAAGCACAGCGTTTAATTAACGATCCTTTTGAATTATCTATCTTGTCTGAAACCGAGTTTGAACGCCATTTGCAACGTTTGTATGCCGAGGGCGCGCAGACTTCAATGGAAGGTATGGATGATTTTGAGACGGATGATTTGTCTGCGGTCATGGCTGAGGTCAATGAGACGCAAGACCTGCTTGACAGTCAAGATGACGCCCCCATTATTAAGTTGCTTAATGCGGTGTTTTCACAAGCGATTCGTGCGAATGCTTCAGATATTCATATTGAACCGTTTGAAACTCAGTTACGGGTGCGTTTTCGTATTGATGGACAGTTAAAAACGATGCTGACGCCTAAACCAGGCCTGGCGGGGATGTTGGTGTCGCGAATAAAGGTGATGGCTAAACTCGATATTGCGGAGAAGCGTTTACCCCAAGATGGGCGTATTGCACTTAAACTGGGTGGGCGCGCGGTCGACTTACGTGTATCGACTATTCCATCTAATTATGGAGAGCGGGTTGTAATGCGTTTGCTCGATAAAAGTGCAGGCTTGTTGGACTTAGCGGATTTGGGTATGCCGGGCGCTGTATTGAAAAATATTGAGAAATTACTTGCTCGGCCCCATGGTATTTTTCTAGTGACTGGCCCGACGGGTTCTGGTAAAACCACTACGCTTTATGCTGGGCTTTCAAGGTTAAACGACCATCAGCGCAATATCATGACGATTGAAGATCCGGTGGAATACAATATCGATGGCATTAGTCAAACTCAGGTCAATGCTAAAGCAAACATGACGTTTGCCAAAGGGTTGCGCGCGATTTTACGCCAAGACCCGGATGTGGTGATGATTGGTGAAATTCGAGATTTAGAAACCGCTGACATTGCGGTGCAGTCGTCCTTAACCGGGCACTTGGTGTTATCCACCTTGCATACCAATACAGCGGTGGGTGCGATCACACGTTTGCGTGATATGGGCATCGAGCCTTTTTTACTGGCTTCAAGTATAACCGGGGTCTTAGCTCAACGGCTGGTGCGTCGATTGTGCCCAGCTTGCAAACAGCCGCATGCTGCCGATCAGGCTGAGTGTGAATGTTTAGGGGTTGAGCAGACAGATATTTACCGTGCGCAAGGCTGTGATGTGTGTAATTACACAGGTTATCAAGGACGCCTTGGGGTTTATGAGTTAGTCTTAATTGATGAACAGGTACAGCAGATGATTCATGGCGGGGGGTCAGAATTGGATATTGAACGTTATGTACGTCAGCACTCTCCGTCGTTACAAAAAACCAGTTTTGCGCGGGTTTTGGCGGGTGAAACCAGTTTAGAAGAAGTGTTACGTGTGACTCAGGGGTGA
- a CDS encoding FAD-dependent oxidoreductase has product MKKRVFDVIIIGGGISGCALTYVLAKYSKVKSIVLLEKYGSLAPLNSNARSNSQTLHCGDIETNYSLAKAEQVKRQANMIVHYANQFEKNDFLYKYPKMILAVGEEECEKLEKRHHEFAQTFPYMELWDAQKIAQIEPSVALVNGQPRPEKILASGCTDEFSTVNYGKLSRSFVAQARKHQAEISINLGTQAKKIQKFDDHYEITTAQGTFMSNFVVVSAGGHSLLLANQLGHGLNMSILPMAGSFYYVPNLLKGKVYTIQNDKLPFAALHGDPDLLEPSKTRLGPTALVLPKLERYTGDTYWEFWKSLKLDYKVMKVFWDLMKDSDIRNYIFRNVAFEIPGIRKKLFLKDAQKIIPGLKIDDLEFAKGVGGLRPQVIDKQTMQLKLGEASIVPSGENLIFNMTPSPGATTCLYNAYRDARIVCERLGIEFKRDELVNDLLEEHDLFQDES; this is encoded by the coding sequence ATGAAAAAACGGGTTTTTGATGTCATTATTATTGGCGGTGGCATTTCAGGCTGTGCCTTGACCTATGTGCTTGCGAAGTACAGCAAGGTTAAGTCTATCGTGTTATTGGAAAAGTACGGCTCACTTGCGCCACTTAACTCCAATGCACGCAGTAACAGTCAAACGTTGCATTGCGGTGATATTGAGACCAACTATTCGCTGGCCAAAGCGGAGCAAGTTAAACGCCAAGCAAATATGATTGTGCATTATGCCAACCAGTTTGAAAAAAATGACTTTCTCTATAAATACCCAAAGATGATTCTTGCAGTCGGTGAGGAAGAGTGTGAAAAACTCGAAAAACGCCACCATGAATTTGCGCAAACCTTTCCCTATATGGAATTGTGGGATGCGCAAAAAATTGCCCAAATCGAACCCAGTGTTGCACTGGTTAATGGTCAACCTCGACCCGAAAAAATTCTTGCCTCGGGTTGTACCGATGAGTTTTCTACCGTTAACTACGGCAAACTTTCCCGCTCGTTTGTTGCTCAAGCACGAAAACATCAAGCTGAAATCTCAATTAACTTAGGGACTCAGGCGAAAAAAATTCAGAAGTTTGATGATCATTATGAAATCACCACCGCCCAAGGCACCTTTATGTCAAATTTTGTCGTGGTGTCAGCCGGGGGTCATAGCCTTTTACTCGCCAACCAACTTGGTCACGGTTTAAACATGTCAATTTTGCCCATGGCCGGCAGCTTTTACTATGTACCCAACCTACTGAAAGGTAAGGTGTATACCATCCAAAATGACAAACTTCCGTTCGCCGCGCTTCATGGTGACCCTGATCTTTTAGAACCCAGCAAAACGCGCTTAGGGCCTACCGCTTTAGTGCTGCCTAAACTTGAACGCTATACCGGGGACACCTATTGGGAGTTCTGGAAAAGTTTGAAGCTCGATTACAAAGTCATGAAGGTATTTTGGGATCTAATGAAAGACAGTGATATAAGAAACTATATCTTCAGAAACGTTGCATTTGAAATACCTGGCATACGCAAAAAACTGTTTTTAAAGGACGCACAAAAAATCATTCCTGGTTTAAAAATTGACGACTTGGAGTTTGCCAAGGGTGTGGGTGGTTTACGCCCTCAAGTCATTGATAAACAAACCATGCAACTTAAGCTTGGCGAAGCGAGTATTGTGCCTTCTGGCGAAAACTTAATATTTAACATGACCCCATCACCTGGGGCAACAACCTGTTTGTACAATGCCTATCGTGATGCGCGTATTGTTTGCGAACGCTTAGGTATAGAATTTAAACGCGACGAACTGGTTAACGACCTGCTTGAAGAGCATGACCTATTCCAAGACGAATCTTAA
- a CDS encoding YeeE/YedE family protein produces MVWFIKDPLLISLLLAGMALGATLNYFMFGFSSSWRRCLVEGQTADVRAQIIMLASALILFTPLFWLGSWGNLTFQGIIRPAGFSVMLGAFLFGIGMQFAANCSSGTLNRVGQLQPLSFISFIMLFVGGALGAYFYTSWGTWWALPPFSITLHWALPGLVASLSVLAMLYFGLLHFEKKTNRHIAALGTIAKPSGFLIAALLLVLFSGVILFLSGQPWSVATVFTLWSFKFSDQFSLGLNWEFWEIAQLYQARMERPLLADPISLTTLGVILGSLWVTLLANKPIHKQAISISQTSYYALGGLLMGFGATLSYGCNIGAFFSGIASGSLHGWLWIIFALLGNLVAIAWLRPTPIDKPAQDNHL; encoded by the coding sequence TTGGTTTGGTTTATTAAAGACCCCCTTCTAATCAGCCTGTTACTGGCAGGCATGGCTTTAGGCGCGACCTTAAACTATTTTATGTTTGGCTTTAGCAGCAGTTGGCGACGCTGTCTAGTCGAAGGCCAAACTGCAGATGTACGCGCACAAATCATTATGCTAGCGAGCGCACTTATTCTGTTTACCCCTTTATTTTGGCTAGGGTCTTGGGGCAACCTGACTTTCCAAGGCATTATTCGTCCCGCTGGATTTTCTGTCATGTTGGGCGCATTTTTATTTGGCATAGGCATGCAGTTTGCCGCCAACTGCTCTTCAGGGACGCTAAATCGTGTGGGGCAACTCCAACCCCTGTCATTTATTAGTTTTATTATGCTTTTTGTTGGCGGTGCATTGGGGGCTTACTTTTATACTAGCTGGGGAACATGGTGGGCGCTGCCGCCGTTTTCTATTACGCTCCACTGGGCACTACCAGGCCTGGTCGCTTCACTTAGTGTTTTAGCGATGCTCTACTTCGGGCTTTTGCATTTTGAAAAAAAAACCAACCGACATATTGCTGCACTAGGGACAATCGCTAAACCTTCTGGTTTTTTAATCGCTGCATTATTATTAGTTTTATTTAGCGGTGTTATTCTTTTTTTATCCGGTCAACCCTGGTCGGTAGCCACCGTATTTACCCTGTGGAGCTTTAAATTTTCTGATCAATTTTCGTTAGGTTTAAACTGGGAGTTTTGGGAGATTGCTCAACTCTATCAAGCGCGGATGGAACGGCCTTTACTGGCTGATCCGATTAGTCTAACCACACTTGGGGTTATACTCGGCTCATTATGGGTGACCTTATTAGCAAACAAACCCATTCACAAACAGGCTATATCCATTAGTCAAACCAGCTATTATGCCCTAGGCGGCTTGCTTATGGGGTTTGGAGCGACGCTTTCCTATGGCTGCAATATTGGTGCTTTTTTTAGTGGTATTGCCTCTGGAAGCCTTCACGGCTGGCTATGGATAATATTTGCACTATTAGGTAACCTGGTTGCGATTGCATGGCTCAGGCCTACCCCCATAGATAAGCCAGCCCAAGACAATCATTTATAA
- the gspF gene encoding type II secretion system inner membrane protein GspF, with translation MAVFEYKALTQQGKTQKGLLEGDSERQVRQALRDKGLTPLQLKAVDKAVNKAQSKTEGVWLKRSISIADLSLATRQISTLLEAGMPLTQALKGVASQAETRLMQRFLASLHSKVSQGYSLAQALSQSPYAVGEDYRATIHAGEESGHLEAVLSRLADTIEQQERLRKKVQSALIYPVLMVVVAIVIVFFLMVYVVPKVVSVFDNMSQTLPPLTQGLLSTSEFVQAHALAMLAGLVGFLVLFKLLMRNDKWRYRWHALLLHTPVLGKFLIYGAVAKWSRTLGVLVASGVPLKSALHISSQVMTHLPLRQNILALEEDVRKGLALSQAMQNTRIFPALLLNLVQTGENSGQLDAMLLKGASHYEYHVETSSATLVSLLEPLLIIIMGGVVLTIVLAIMLPIFEMNQMLG, from the coding sequence ATGGCTGTTTTTGAATATAAGGCGCTAACCCAGCAAGGTAAAACCCAAAAAGGCTTACTTGAAGGTGACTCTGAACGTCAAGTTCGCCAGGCTTTGCGTGATAAGGGTTTAACGCCTTTGCAGCTTAAAGCGGTGGATAAGGCCGTTAATAAAGCCCAGTCAAAGACCGAGGGTGTGTGGTTAAAACGCAGTATATCGATTGCCGACTTGTCATTAGCTACGCGCCAAATTTCGACCTTGCTTGAGGCAGGTATGCCCTTAACTCAGGCGTTAAAAGGCGTAGCAAGTCAAGCGGAAACACGCTTGATGCAGCGATTTTTAGCCAGTTTGCATAGCAAGGTGTCGCAGGGCTATTCGTTAGCGCAAGCCTTAAGTCAATCGCCTTACGCGGTGGGAGAGGATTATAGGGCAACGATTCATGCGGGCGAGGAATCAGGGCATCTTGAGGCGGTGTTATCTCGGTTAGCGGATACGATTGAGCAGCAAGAACGTTTGCGAAAAAAAGTACAAAGTGCGCTGATTTATCCGGTTTTGATGGTGGTGGTTGCCATTGTTATTGTGTTTTTTTTAATGGTTTACGTGGTGCCTAAAGTGGTGAGCGTATTTGATAACATGAGCCAAACGCTGCCGCCTTTAACTCAGGGGTTATTATCCACGAGTGAATTTGTACAGGCGCATGCTTTGGCGATGTTAGCAGGCCTGGTTGGGTTTTTAGTCTTGTTTAAGTTACTTATGCGCAATGATAAATGGCGTTACCGCTGGCATGCTTTACTATTGCACACACCTGTATTGGGTAAGTTTTTGATTTACGGTGCGGTGGCTAAGTGGTCACGTACCCTTGGCGTCTTAGTGGCGAGTGGTGTCCCGTTAAAATCGGCTTTACATATTTCCTCACAAGTTATGACGCATTTGCCACTCAGACAAAACATATTAGCCCTAGAAGAAGATGTGCGAAAAGGCTTAGCCTTGAGCCAAGCTATGCAAAATACACGTATTTTCCCCGCACTCCTGTTAAACCTGGTACAAACCGGTGAAAACTCAGGGCAGCTTGATGCCATGTTACTTAAGGGCGCGAGTCATTATGAGTATCACGTTGAAACCAGTTCGGCCACGTTGGTAAGCTTACTTGAGCCCTTGTTGATTATTATTATGGGGGGGGTGGTGTTGACGATTGTGCTGGCAATTATGTTACCTATTTTCGAAATGAACCAAATGTTGGGTTGA
- the gspG gene encoding type II secretion system major pseudopilin GspG → MMIVNLKNKPRQAGFTLIELMVVVVILAILAAIAVPMLMDRPDEAREVKAKQDISALSSALQLYRLDNFRYPTTDQGLEALVTKPTSEPVPRNWKPYMERLPKDPWGRDYLYLSPGQHGEFDIFSYGANGVQGGEGADATIGNWTM, encoded by the coding sequence ATGATGATAGTAAACTTAAAAAACAAGCCTAGACAAGCAGGTTTTACCTTGATTGAGTTGATGGTCGTGGTGGTCATCTTGGCGATTTTAGCGGCGATTGCTGTACCTATGTTAATGGACCGGCCCGATGAAGCGCGTGAGGTCAAAGCGAAGCAGGACATTAGTGCGCTGTCGTCGGCTTTGCAGTTGTATCGGCTGGATAATTTTCGTTACCCAACCACCGATCAGGGTTTAGAGGCATTGGTGACTAAACCGACCAGTGAACCTGTGCCACGTAATTGGAAACCCTATATGGAGCGTTTGCCAAAAGATCCTTGGGGGCGTGATTATTTGTATTTAAGCCCGGGACAGCATGGCGAATTTGATATTTTTAGCTATGGTGCGAATGGGGTGCAAGGCGGAGAAGGTGCCGATGCTACGATTGGTAATTGGACAATGTAA